In Monomorium pharaonis isolate MP-MQ-018 chromosome 3, ASM1337386v2, whole genome shotgun sequence, a genomic segment contains:
- the LOC105833519 gene encoding uncharacterized protein LOC105833519 gives MWKCWVLFLCVAGLSSAILESPDYNISPLTNQSVTLRQHEPVRRFACPVGFFRLKRFCYYLSAGTAPWRDAYFHCKDRNATLAILDRNGKDKMLRKYLMGDQFTKLERWIGGIFNWEQMTWEWGVTGEKMVFQSFGKMEPTGRSKKYAWHCIIMDPALKYKWSARSCVERKHYICEVPAGRLASRRKKSDPFAPQNQRLKPRKKGKKYVDGQRKNERKKNREHLRRNWLDQGENQQWAHGVKPGSRPPSNVKLMQHRERTRHRANRTRLQTAAPRVAQILPQGREYGAFLANGYSGHQLKNLADMNDVFSQFHNKINDFAREEVLLKP, from the exons ATGTGGAAGTGTTGGGTCCTGTTTCTGTGCGTCGCag GTTTATCCTCGGCTATTTTGGAATCGCCAGACTACAATATTAGTCCCTTGACTAATCAATCCGTAACACTGCGACAGCACGAACCTGTGAGACGATTCGCGTGTCCCGTGGGATTCTTTCGATTGAAACGCTTCTGTTACTATCTCAGCGCCGGCACGGCACCATGGAGGGATGCGTACTTTCACTGCAAGGACAGAAATGCCACTCTGGCAATATTGGACAGAAATGGAAAAGACAAGATGCTGAGAAAGTATCTGATGGGAGATCAGTTTA CAAAATTGGAGCGATGGATCGGTGGAATTTTCAACTGGGAACAGATGACCTGGGAGTGGGGTGTAACAGGTGAAAAGATGGTTTTCCAGAGTTTCGGGAAAATGGAACCTACCGGAAGATCCAAGAAGTATGCGTGGCATTGCATCATAATGGATCCCGCATTGAAATATAAGTGGAGCGCAAGGAGTTGCGTAGAACGGAAGCATTATATATGCGAAGTGCCCGCCGGTCGTTTAG CCAGTAGACGCAAGAAGTCAGATCCCTTCGCGCCGCAAAACCAAAGATTAAAGCCCAGAAAGAAGGGCAAGAAGTACGTAGACGGACAGaggaaaaacgaaagaaaaaagaatcgaGAACACTTGAGAAGAAATTGGTTGGATCAAGGAGAGAATCAACAATGGGCCCATGGTGTCAAACCGGGATCGCGACCACCTTCTAA TGTAAAGCTAATGCAGCACAGAGAGCGCACGCGGCATCGCGCGAATAGAACCCGTTTGCAAACAGCTGCACCAAGGGTTGCTCAAATATTGCCCCAAGGACGAGAGTACGGCGCTTTTCTAGCTAACGGATATAGTGGCCatcaacttaaaaatttagcgGATATGAACGACGTTTTTTCGCAAtttcacaataaaataaacgacTTTGCGCGGGAAGAGGTTTTGTTAAAGCCGTGA